Proteins encoded within one genomic window of Vicia villosa cultivar HV-30 ecotype Madison, WI unplaced genomic scaffold, Vvil1.0 ctg.002857F_1_1, whole genome shotgun sequence:
- the LOC131639909 gene encoding uncharacterized protein LOC131639909, protein MGKNLVPTLLADTCYAIHSRYEKGGGAITCCLQLLFIWFLSLLPSKGPFVKTRETLKLTQRIMSLTSYDIQWQRYRINVSEVIVGCGEFNNVLLVGTRGCINYNPVVSLRQLGYTLKDRPADHLVAEAVYFEKGSDPEKLRRIVVAWKKVRKHYGVHLGKKESLALTPYLEWIVKRVGNLLLPYDKVLPLQKQPPLILSEFVPTVLYKNTLVTNYRFHEREQETNLKFFEERER, encoded by the coding sequence ATGGGAAAGAACCTCGTTCCTACATTGTTGGCCGATACTTGTTATGCCATTCATTCCCGATATGAGAAGGGTGGTGGTGCTATTACTTGTTGCCTTCAGTTGTTGTTCATCTGGTTCCTCTCTTTGTTGCCTAGCAAAGGACCTTTTGTGAAAACAAGGGAAACACTCAAGTTGACCCAAAGGATCATGTCACTTACTTCCTATGATATCCAATGGCAAAGGTACCGAATTAATGTTTCCGAGGTGATAGTTGGGTGCGGTGAGTTCAATAATGTTCTGTTGGTTGGTACTAGGGGTTGCATCAATTACAATCCCGTGGTATCTTTGCGTCAGTTGGGGTATACCTTGAAGGACAGGCCGGCGGATCATTTGGTAGCAGAGGCGGTCTATTTTGAGAAGGGGTCGGATCCGGAGAAATTGAGAAGGATAGTTGTGGCTTGGAAAAAGGTTCGTAAGCATTATGGAGTTCATTTAGGGAAGAAAGAATCGCTTGCTTTGACACCGTATTTGGAATGGATTGTGAAGCGGGTTGGAAATTTGTTGTTGCCATATGACAAAGTTCTGCCacttcaaaagcaacctcctttgaTTCTATCTGAATTTGTGCCAACAGTACTTTACAAGAATACTTTGGTTACCAACTACAGATTCCATGAAAGAGAACAAGAGACCAACTTGAAATtctttgaagagagagagaggtaA